The following are from one region of the Sulfurimicrobium lacus genome:
- the trxA gene encoding thioredoxin, with amino-acid sequence MATVELNKDNFAGIINGNDLVVVDFWAPWCGPCKAFAPTYEAVSEKVSGVTFAKVNTEEEQELAHHFQIRSIPTLMIFREQVIIFAQPGSMPGHALEEVIEQAQALDMAEVHKQIAEEEAKQQG; translated from the coding sequence ATGGCCACAGTAGAACTGAACAAGGACAATTTCGCCGGCATCATCAACGGCAACGATCTCGTGGTCGTGGATTTCTGGGCACCGTGGTGCGGACCGTGCAAAGCTTTCGCGCCCACCTACGAAGCTGTCTCGGAAAAGGTTTCCGGCGTCACCTTCGCCAAGGTCAACACCGAAGAAGAACAGGAATTGGCGCATCACTTCCAGATCCGCTCGATTCCCACGCTGATGATTTTCCGCGAACAAGTCATCATCTTCGCCCAGCCAGGCTCCATGCCCGGGCATGCGCTGGAAGAGGTCATCGAGCAGGCCCAGGCGCTGGACATGGCGGAAGTGCACAAGCAGATCGCCGAAGAAGAAGCCAAACAGCAGGGATAG
- the arfB gene encoding alternative ribosome rescue aminoacyl-tRNA hydrolase ArfB, whose protein sequence is MIRITPQLAIDEREIGLQFIRASGPGGQNVNKVSSAVQLRFDVAHSPSLPEDVRTRLLRLAGSRLTTEGEVVIEAKRFRTQERNRQDAIARLVELIRRATEKPKPRVATRPTLASKKRRLESKKQRAETKRGRGAVSE, encoded by the coding sequence ATGATCAGGATTACGCCACAACTTGCTATCGACGAACGCGAAATCGGGCTGCAATTCATTCGCGCGTCCGGGCCGGGCGGCCAGAATGTCAACAAGGTGTCGAGTGCCGTGCAGTTGCGCTTTGACGTTGCCCATTCGCCATCGCTGCCTGAGGATGTACGCACTCGCTTGCTGCGGCTGGCGGGGAGCCGTTTGACCACCGAAGGCGAAGTGGTGATCGAGGCCAAACGCTTCCGTACCCAGGAACGCAACCGGCAGGACGCCATTGCCCGGTTGGTGGAGCTGATTCGCCGCGCGACCGAAAAGCCCAAACCGCGTGTCGCTACCCGGCCGACCCTGGCATCGAAGAAACGCCGCCTGGAAAGCAAGAAGCAGCGCGCCGAGACCAAGCGCGGGCGAGGGGCTGTAAGCGAGTAG
- a CDS encoding ABC transporter substrate-binding protein has protein sequence MRKVWIALALALLLAGIYWLIPGLRTPAVKTYVISVIQLTSVDSATFAGLVEGLAERDYKEGKNIVFLNDGPAGSIDKLAPMIARHLAHKVDMIFVSSTPAALAVKHATEGKNIPVVFAPVNDPVGSGIVQSIQKPGGNITGIRLPAGDDVRMQWLTKLAPHVKRVLVPYTPGDKSALASLDLARQAAQTLGLALIEREVGNEAALRQLLLSLPAEAEAIFLPRDSSVESHIREIVAAAEQRHLPLCAPSLSQVEAGALLSYGFAHREIGIQAAGLVDQVLRGTPPADLPVETAESHLAINLRTAQAIGLPIPDEILFQAEKVIRQP, from the coding sequence ATGCGCAAGGTCTGGATTGCTTTAGCTCTGGCGTTATTGCTGGCGGGCATCTACTGGCTGATCCCGGGCTTGCGTACGCCCGCCGTAAAAACTTACGTAATCAGCGTAATTCAACTGACTTCGGTAGACTCGGCAACCTTCGCCGGCCTGGTGGAAGGCTTGGCGGAACGGGACTACAAGGAAGGCAAGAATATCGTTTTCCTGAATGACGGCCCCGCAGGCAGCATCGACAAACTTGCACCCATGATCGCCCGGCATCTTGCCCACAAGGTCGACATGATTTTCGTTTCGAGTACGCCGGCAGCCCTGGCAGTAAAGCATGCGACCGAGGGGAAAAACATCCCGGTGGTGTTTGCCCCGGTCAATGATCCGGTCGGGTCAGGCATTGTGCAGAGCATACAGAAACCGGGCGGCAACATTACCGGGATACGGCTGCCCGCAGGAGACGACGTGCGCATGCAGTGGCTAACCAAGCTCGCGCCGCACGTCAAACGCGTACTGGTGCCTTACACGCCGGGCGACAAGAGCGCGCTGGCCTCCCTGGATCTGGCCCGACAGGCGGCGCAAACGCTGGGCTTGGCGCTGATCGAGCGCGAGGTCGGCAACGAGGCAGCGCTGCGGCAACTGTTGTTGTCGCTTCCTGCCGAAGCCGAGGCCATTTTTCTTCCCCGCGACAGCAGCGTGGAATCGCACATCCGGGAGATTGTCGCCGCCGCGGAACAGCGGCACCTGCCGCTGTGCGCGCCCAGCCTGAGCCAGGTGGAAGCGGGCGCGCTGCTGAGTTACGGCTTCGCGCATCGAGAAATTGGTATTCAGGCGGCGGGACTGGTCGACCAGGTGCTGCGCGGCACTCCCCCAGCCGACCTGCCGGTGGAAACGGCGGAAAGCCATCTCGCCATCAACCTGCGAACAGCCCAGGCGATCGGCCTGCCCATACCGGATGAAATCCTGTTCCAGGCCGAGAAAGTGATCCGGCAACCATGA
- a CDS encoding GAF domain-containing protein produces MTNASLRNQLIAAFVGLAVVPLLLAGVLLGWHIYSVHLSDAYARQKMLAQNVAEQVTNFLGRFELALEEASTLSNFVALDTIEQRRVMERLLAKQPPFREVWLWDDAGRERIHLSKYRLPHAAGYRDVTIENLFHETLKSGHSQFGPIYYDPTNSEPMLDMAMPLKDQRSGKTVGVLGAQLRVKAIWSLVSSVKTEKGELVYILDTKQRIIAHRNPSVVLREIRASLRPDQRQVGLDGEEVFVATHPVQLGQQTYTVVVERAVSVTRIPALTGVKIVGIVMVLALGVALAIFYAAMRRIVAPIREIASTARAIRDGNLERQVAVSRKDEIGDLASSFNSMTVKLRSTLLDLESEIQERKQKEFELHKINKAYIALSMSNRAVILARDEMELFREICRIVIEECGYRLSWIGLAENDEEKTVRPVAQAGFEDGYLETLHLTWADTERGRGPTGTAIRERRAIINQDIHNNPAFAPWREQALKRGYASSAAFPLITGDQVWGALMVYSAAPSAFIEEEVRLLFELANNIAFGVAALHAEKERRHAAEVLRQERDFIGAVLNTAGTIIVVMNRHGHIVRFNRTAELLTGYRFDEVADQPFWENFLLPEEKAAVKGVFDNLAQGQMVARHENYWQMRDGSRRLFDWSNAVLRDKAGSINYIVSIGVDITERKRAEDALRELNASLEQRVREQTEENLLKERLLLQQSRHAAMGEMVSMIAHQWRQPLNSLAILLANIRDAFEFGELDKHGMNDFHDFGNRLIQRMSKTIDDFRNFFQPKLPDEFDVAREIRDTASLVEPSLRNNNIALEIQCEEGVQALGSANELGQVVLNLIVNAKEACLERKVAVPRVTIKLLRQDGTASITVEDNAGGISPEIAERVFDPYFTTKSMGTGIGLYMSRIIIERHMGGNISFTNTGSGACFTLNFPLVPPPESKK; encoded by the coding sequence ATGACTAACGCCAGCCTGCGCAACCAATTGATCGCGGCTTTTGTCGGCCTCGCGGTCGTTCCGTTGCTGCTGGCTGGGGTGTTGCTCGGCTGGCACATCTATTCGGTGCACCTCAGCGACGCCTATGCGCGTCAGAAAATGCTGGCTCAGAACGTTGCCGAGCAGGTTACGAATTTCCTCGGGCGTTTTGAACTGGCACTGGAAGAAGCGTCGACCTTGTCCAATTTTGTCGCTCTGGACACCATCGAACAACGGCGCGTAATGGAACGTCTGCTCGCCAAACAGCCCCCTTTTCGTGAAGTCTGGTTATGGGACGATGCCGGCCGCGAACGCATCCATCTATCCAAGTACCGGCTGCCCCATGCCGCTGGCTACCGGGATGTAACCATCGAAAATCTCTTTCACGAAACACTCAAATCCGGGCACAGCCAATTCGGCCCGATCTATTACGACCCCACCAACAGCGAGCCCATGCTCGACATGGCCATGCCGCTAAAGGATCAGCGGAGCGGAAAAACCGTAGGCGTGCTCGGCGCTCAACTGCGCGTCAAGGCCATCTGGTCCCTGGTCTCCAGTGTAAAAACCGAGAAGGGCGAGCTGGTTTATATCCTGGATACAAAACAGCGCATCATCGCCCACCGCAACCCCTCCGTGGTGCTGCGTGAAATCCGTGCCAGTCTGCGCCCCGACCAGCGGCAAGTCGGACTTGACGGCGAAGAAGTGTTCGTTGCCACCCATCCCGTGCAACTCGGCCAGCAGACTTATACCGTGGTGGTCGAGCGCGCCGTTTCGGTAACCCGGATTCCCGCGCTGACCGGGGTAAAAATTGTCGGTATCGTGATGGTTCTGGCCCTGGGCGTCGCACTGGCGATCTTTTACGCGGCCATGCGCCGGATTGTCGCGCCCATCCGGGAGATAGCCTCGACCGCGCGCGCCATCCGCGACGGAAATCTGGAACGCCAGGTAGCGGTGAGCAGAAAAGACGAAATCGGCGATCTGGCAAGCTCCTTCAACAGCATGACGGTCAAGCTGCGCAGCACGCTGCTGGATCTGGAAAGCGAAATACAGGAACGCAAACAGAAAGAGTTCGAGCTGCACAAGATCAACAAGGCCTACATCGCGCTTTCCATGTCGAACCGCGCGGTTATTCTCGCCCGCGACGAAATGGAACTGTTCCGCGAAATCTGCCGCATCGTGATCGAGGAATGCGGCTACCGCTTGTCCTGGATCGGCCTGGCCGAAAACGATGAGGAAAAAACCGTGCGCCCGGTGGCGCAGGCCGGGTTTGAAGATGGCTATCTCGAAACCCTGCACCTCACCTGGGCCGACACGGAGCGGGGACGGGGGCCGACCGGCACTGCCATTCGGGAACGTCGCGCGATCATCAATCAGGACATTCACAACAATCCGGCGTTTGCGCCCTGGCGGGAGCAGGCATTGAAGCGCGGTTATGCCTCGTCAGCCGCCTTCCCGCTGATCACGGGCGATCAGGTATGGGGCGCCCTGATGGTTTACTCAGCCGCGCCGAGCGCGTTCATTGAAGAAGAAGTCCGGCTGCTGTTCGAACTGGCCAACAACATCGCCTTCGGCGTGGCGGCTCTGCATGCCGAAAAGGAACGCCGGCATGCGGCGGAAGTATTGCGGCAGGAACGGGATTTCATCGGTGCGGTCCTGAATACTGCCGGCACCATCATCGTGGTAATGAACCGCCATGGCCACATCGTCCGCTTCAACCGCACCGCGGAATTGCTGACCGGCTACCGTTTCGACGAAGTGGCCGACCAGCCATTCTGGGAGAATTTTCTGCTGCCTGAAGAAAAAGCGGCGGTGAAGGGTGTATTCGACAACCTGGCTCAGGGCCAGATGGTCGCGCGCCACGAGAATTACTGGCAGATGCGCGACGGCTCTCGGCGCTTGTTCGACTGGTCCAATGCAGTCCTGCGGGACAAAGCCGGGTCCATCAACTACATCGTGAGCATCGGCGTCGACATTACCGAACGCAAGCGCGCCGAGGACGCCTTGCGCGAGTTGAATGCCTCGCTCGAACAGCGGGTGCGCGAACAGACCGAAGAAAACCTGCTGAAGGAACGGCTGCTGCTGCAACAGTCGCGGCATGCCGCGATGGGCGAAATGGTCAGCATGATCGCGCACCAGTGGCGCCAGCCGCTCAACTCCCTGGCCATCCTGCTGGCCAACATCCGCGACGCTTTCGAGTTCGGCGAACTCGATAAGCACGGCATGAACGATTTTCACGACTTCGGCAACAGGCTGATACAGCGAATGTCGAAGACCATCGACGACTTCCGCAATTTCTTCCAGCCAAAATTACCGGACGAGTTCGACGTGGCAAGGGAAATAAGAGATACGGCAAGCCTGGTGGAACCCAGCCTGAGGAACAACAATATCGCGCTGGAAATTCAATGCGAGGAAGGCGTGCAGGCATTGGGCTCGGCCAACGAGCTGGGCCAGGTCGTACTCAACCTGATCGTGAACGCCAAGGAGGCCTGCCTGGAACGGAAAGTCGCCGTTCCGCGCGTCACCATCAAACTTTTGCGGCAGGACGGAACGGCCAGCATTACGGTGGAGGATAACGCCGGCGGCATCAGCCCGGAGATCGCGGAGCGGGTGTTCGACCCCTATTTCACCACCAAGTCCATGGGCACCGGGATCGGCCTCTATATGTCGCGCATCATCATTGAACGCCACATGGGTGGGAATATCAGCTTCACCAATACCGGTTCCGGCGCGTGCTTCACTTTGAATTTTCCTCTCGTCCCGCCACCTGAATCGAAAAAATAG
- a CDS encoding alpha/beta hydrolase, with product MSGGRDAILLLHGLYGNPLEMQYIGRKLQRAGYAVEIPYIHGCGVADTRSPRQTTPWENWLEQVEAHFRNMQCTYEHVSVAGLCIGADLALALALEHSANIHALCLYSTTLYYDGWNVSRWRFLRALAYYTPLRYMLFYHERHPYGLKDERIRQWVAKQMEKGVETPAGAARSPFTGVYQAERMMRHLRRNLHRITAPTLILHALEDDFASPRSADLVESRVSSPTVRKVILQDSYHIITLDNDKERVAQETLDFMAAQDGKSSQTLALAA from the coding sequence ATGTCGGGCGGAAGAGATGCGATCCTGCTGCTGCATGGCCTTTATGGCAACCCATTGGAAATGCAGTATATCGGGCGCAAGCTGCAGCGCGCCGGATACGCGGTGGAAATCCCCTACATTCACGGCTGCGGCGTTGCCGACACACGCTCTCCGCGCCAGACGACACCCTGGGAGAACTGGCTGGAGCAGGTCGAAGCGCACTTTCGCAACATGCAGTGCACTTACGAACACGTCAGTGTCGCCGGACTGTGCATCGGAGCGGATCTGGCACTGGCGCTGGCGCTGGAGCACAGCGCGAACATCCACGCCTTATGCCTGTATTCGACGACGCTCTACTATGACGGCTGGAACGTCTCCCGATGGCGCTTCCTGCGTGCACTCGCCTACTACACCCCCTTACGCTACATGCTTTTCTACCACGAACGGCATCCCTATGGGCTGAAAGACGAGCGCATTCGCCAGTGGGTCGCGAAACAAATGGAGAAGGGGGTGGAAACGCCTGCGGGCGCGGCCAGATCGCCATTTACCGGCGTTTACCAGGCGGAGCGGATGATGCGCCACTTGCGCCGCAACCTGCACCGCATCACTGCGCCGACACTGATACTGCACGCACTGGAAGACGATTTCGCCAGCCCGAGAAGTGCCGATCTGGTCGAAAGCAGGGTGTCATCCCCGACCGTTCGCAAGGTGATACTGCAAGACAGCTATCACATTATTACCCTGGACAACGACAAGGAGCGCGTCGCCCAGGAAACACTGGACTTCATGGCCGCGCAAGACGGCAAATCCAGCCAGACCTTGGCGCTGGCGGCATGA
- a CDS encoding phosphopantetheine-binding protein, whose product MDSLHSVQQLLIEEFGLTPEQVHAEAILEDLGVDSLATIECMFLLEDMFKVRFPGGDTVVIKTVGDIAREVDLLLAQQASAAPAQIPAHV is encoded by the coding sequence ATGGATTCATTACACAGCGTTCAGCAACTGCTAATCGAAGAATTCGGCCTGACCCCGGAACAGGTACATGCCGAAGCGATACTCGAGGATTTGGGCGTCGATTCGCTGGCCACCATCGAGTGCATGTTCCTCCTCGAAGACATGTTCAAGGTGCGCTTTCCCGGTGGCGATACGGTCGTCATCAAGACGGTCGGCGATATCGCACGCGAGGTCGACCTGCTGCTGGCCCAGCAGGCCAGTGCCGCACCGGCGCAGATTCCGGCGCACGTGTGA
- a CDS encoding beta-ketoacyl-[acyl-carrier-protein] synthase family protein, with amino-acid sequence MKRVVVTGMGTVAPMGGDVSSFFAALLAGHSGVRKLDTPWAGSLTAGIVAPVTEEIASHFPKLKLISLDRVSQLSLLAARQAVTQAGIDFSGEQGEQCGIYWGTGMGGANTLESAYNDLLIHSATRLKPTTVVMVMNNASTGQIGIEFDIRGPSYTYSSACSSSAVAIGEAFRAIRFGLVKTAIAGGAEAMLTQGVIKSWESLQTLARVDAERPETSCRPFSADRSGFVLGEGAAALILEEESAAKARGATILAEIAGYGNTTDATHITQPEASGQARAMRLALAEAGLNPEQVDHINAHGTGTKVGDLSETHAIKQVFGARAGHIPICATKALHGHLMGATGAVEMLAAIETLRTRTVPPTAHLFHPDPECDLDYVAEGPRELARLDVVMSNSFGFGGNNAVIAVKRHS; translated from the coding sequence GTGAAACGTGTCGTCGTCACGGGTATGGGCACCGTCGCCCCCATGGGTGGCGATGTGTCTTCCTTTTTTGCGGCACTGCTGGCCGGACACTCGGGTGTGCGCAAGCTCGACACACCCTGGGCCGGATCGCTCACGGCGGGCATCGTCGCGCCGGTAACCGAGGAAATCGCCAGCCACTTCCCCAAGCTCAAGCTCATTTCGCTGGATCGCGTGTCGCAATTGTCGCTGCTCGCGGCACGCCAGGCAGTCACCCAGGCAGGCATCGATTTTTCAGGGGAACAAGGCGAGCAATGCGGTATCTACTGGGGCACCGGCATGGGCGGCGCAAACACCCTGGAAAGCGCTTACAACGACCTGCTGATCCACTCCGCCACGCGCTTGAAACCGACGACTGTGGTCATGGTCATGAACAACGCGTCGACCGGCCAGATCGGCATCGAGTTCGACATCCGCGGCCCGAGCTACACCTATTCCTCGGCCTGCTCTTCATCCGCAGTGGCCATCGGCGAAGCCTTCCGCGCCATCCGCTTCGGCTTGGTCAAAACGGCCATTGCCGGCGGGGCCGAAGCGATGCTCACGCAAGGGGTCATCAAATCCTGGGAATCGCTGCAAACCCTTGCACGGGTAGACGCAGAGCGCCCCGAAACATCCTGCCGGCCGTTTTCCGCCGACCGCTCCGGTTTTGTCCTCGGCGAGGGTGCCGCGGCGCTGATCCTGGAAGAAGAAAGCGCGGCAAAGGCCCGCGGCGCAACGATACTGGCTGAAATAGCGGGCTACGGCAACACCACGGACGCGACGCACATCACCCAGCCCGAAGCGTCAGGGCAGGCGCGGGCGATGCGCCTGGCACTGGCTGAAGCCGGGCTGAACCCTGAACAGGTCGACCACATCAACGCCCACGGCACCGGCACCAAGGTCGGCGACCTGAGCGAAACCCACGCGATCAAGCAGGTGTTCGGCGCACGGGCCGGACATATCCCCATTTGCGCCACCAAGGCGCTGCACGGGCATCTCATGGGCGCAACCGGCGCCGTCGAAATGCTCGCCGCCATCGAGACGCTGCGCACGCGCACCGTGCCACCGACCGCGCACCTTTTTCATCCCGACCCCGAGTGCGATCTCGATTACGTCGCCGAAGGCCCGCGGGAATTGGCCAGGCTCGACGTCGTCATGTCCAACTCCTTCGGCTTCGGCGGCAACAACGCGGTCATCGCAGTAAAACGCCATTCCTGA
- a CDS encoding peptidylprolyl isomerase, whose product MKSLRLVTLFFALCLSLGAHAANPTVEMKTNLGSFTLELYPDKAPKTVENFLKYARSGFYKGTIFHRVIDNFMIQGGGFGTNLREKDAFPPIQNEATNGLKNDIYTIAMARTMYPHSAAAQFFINVKDNAFLNHTAPTPNGWGYAVFGKVVKGQDVVMKISKVKTGARDPLPSDVPLESVVIEDVKIIP is encoded by the coding sequence ATGAAATCCCTTCGCCTCGTCACGCTGTTCTTCGCCCTGTGTCTTTCTCTCGGGGCCCATGCCGCCAACCCGACGGTCGAGATGAAAACCAACCTCGGCAGCTTCACGCTCGAACTCTACCCGGACAAGGCGCCGAAAACCGTCGAAAATTTCCTCAAATACGCCAGGAGCGGCTTTTACAAGGGCACGATCTTCCACCGCGTGATCGACAATTTCATGATCCAGGGCGGCGGCTTCGGCACCAACCTGCGCGAGAAAGACGCTTTTCCGCCGATCCAGAACGAAGCGACCAACGGACTCAAGAACGACATTTACACCATCGCCATGGCGCGCACCATGTACCCCCATTCCGCCGCGGCGCAGTTCTTCATCAACGTGAAGGACAACGCCTTCCTCAACCACACCGCCCCGACTCCGAACGGCTGGGGCTATGCCGTGTTCGGCAAAGTGGTGAAAGGACAGGACGTGGTGATGAAAATATCCAAAGTCAAAACCGGCGCGCGCGACCCGCTTCCTTCCGACGTGCCGCTGGAGAGCGTGGTAATCGAGGACGTAAAAATCATTCCTTAA
- a CDS encoding phosphate/phosphite/phosphonate ABC transporter substrate-binding protein has product MDNATTKDRFSFIRKTPLSLHNPVVALLLCLASFFATSFNAMAQTTYTFAVVPQFEQRKLFAIWKPIVDEVAQRSGLSLKLVATLSVPEFEHGIGQGAFDFVYANPYHIMKVSSSQGYIPLVRDSAPLRGILVVRKDSPIHSPAELDGKTVAFPSPNAIGASLLMRADLARLFKATVKPLYVKTHSSVYLHVVNGLASAGGGVEKTLQEQDPSIRDALKVLYTTREMASHPIAAHPRVPKEVREKLRSALLEFGATREGREMLAKVPMEQVVSTSIDDYAAMRTWGLESLWVDE; this is encoded by the coding sequence ATGGATAACGCAACCACAAAGGACCGTTTTTCCTTTATCAGAAAAACTCCGCTTTCCCTCCATAACCCCGTCGTCGCGCTGCTGCTTTGTCTGGCAAGCTTTTTTGCCACCAGTTTCAATGCCATGGCGCAAACCACCTACACCTTCGCGGTGGTTCCCCAATTCGAACAGCGCAAGCTGTTCGCGATCTGGAAACCCATCGTGGACGAGGTGGCGCAGCGCAGCGGCCTGTCGCTCAAACTGGTCGCGACGCTTTCGGTGCCGGAGTTCGAGCACGGCATTGGTCAGGGGGCTTTCGATTTCGTCTATGCGAACCCCTATCACATCATGAAAGTGAGTTCATCCCAGGGATACATTCCGCTGGTGCGCGACAGCGCACCCCTGCGCGGAATCCTGGTGGTGCGCAAGGACAGCCCCATCCATTCCCCGGCAGAACTGGACGGCAAGACCGTCGCCTTCCCCTCGCCGAATGCCATCGGCGCCAGCCTGCTGATGCGCGCCGATCTGGCCCGGTTATTCAAGGCCACGGTCAAGCCGCTCTACGTCAAGACGCACAGCTCGGTCTACCTGCACGTGGTCAACGGCCTGGCCAGCGCGGGCGGCGGGGTGGAAAAAACCCTGCAGGAACAGGACCCGAGCATACGCGACGCGCTCAAGGTGCTGTATACGACACGCGAGATGGCCTCTCACCCGATTGCCGCCCACCCGCGCGTGCCCAAGGAAGTCCGCGAAAAATTGCGCAGCGCTCTTTTGGAATTCGGCGCCACCAGGGAAGGACGCGAAATGCTCGCCAAGGTTCCGATGGAGCAGGTCGTATCCACCTCTATCGACGACTACGCCGCCATGCGCACCTGGGGACTGGAATCCCTGTGGGTCGATGAGTGA
- a CDS encoding SCO family protein → MTKKLLLAAGAVLALLLVWVIWFWQPAGDRAHQTLSLAAAPMGGDFTLHSADGPVALKDLRGKVVLVYFGYTFCPDICPTSLAYTSQALDMLSKDELARTQVLFISVDPERDTLAKLKTYATFFHPNVLGITGSPQEVAAVAKLYGASYSKQNTGSAGGYVVDHSAATYVVDPTGKMVATLQHGTPPAEVAKAIRAAMQAK, encoded by the coding sequence ATGACCAAGAAACTTCTGCTCGCCGCCGGCGCGGTGCTGGCCCTCCTCCTCGTCTGGGTCATCTGGTTCTGGCAACCCGCCGGCGACCGGGCACACCAGACGCTTTCCCTGGCCGCGGCCCCGATGGGCGGCGATTTCACCCTGCATTCGGCCGACGGGCCGGTTGCGCTCAAGGATCTGCGCGGCAAGGTGGTGCTGGTGTATTTCGGCTACACCTTCTGCCCGGATATCTGCCCGACCTCCCTCGCCTACACCTCGCAGGCGCTCGACATGCTGAGCAAGGATGAACTGGCGCGCACGCAGGTACTGTTCATCTCGGTCGACCCGGAACGCGACACGCTGGCAAAACTCAAGACCTACGCCACCTTCTTCCACCCCAACGTCCTCGGCATCACCGGTTCGCCGCAGGAAGTCGCCGCCGTTGCCAAGCTCTACGGCGCCAGCTACAGCAAGCAGAACACCGGCTCGGCCGGCGGCTACGTGGTGGACCATTCCGCCGCGACCTACGTGGTGGACCCGACCGGCAAGATGGTCGCCACCCTGCAGCACGGCACGCCCCCGGCGGAAGTAGCCAAGGCCATTCGCGCCGCCATGCAGGCAAAATGA
- the cysS gene encoding cysteine--tRNA ligase, protein MLKIYNSLARAKQDFVPIEPGKVRMYVCGMTVYDYCHLGHARVLVVFDMIQRWLGAEGLDVTYVRNITDIDDKIIKRAAENHEPIDALTGRFIAAMDEDAAALGVQKPAHEPRATQYVPGMIAMIQALMDNGLAYVAKSGDVCYSVHDFPGYGKLSGKSLDDLRAGERVDVAAGKNDPLDFVLWKSAKPGEPQWDSPWGAGRPGWHIECSVMSDALLGEHFDIHGGGQDLQFPHHENEIAQSEGAHGHQHVNYWIHNGFVRVDNEKMSKSLGNFFTIREVLAKYDAEVVRFFILRAHYRSPLNYSDQHLDDAKGALTRLYTALKNVTSHPLPITPYAIDWNNAYAAKFRSAMEDDFNTPEAMAVLFDLATEANKSGDLQHAALLQSLGGVLGLLQRDPNEFLQGGATDSAYSPERIEQLIADRAAAKQAKNYAEADRIRKELADVSILLEDSPQGTTWRKA, encoded by the coding sequence ATGCTGAAAATCTACAACTCCCTCGCCCGCGCCAAGCAGGATTTCGTCCCCATCGAACCCGGCAAGGTCCGCATGTACGTGTGCGGCATGACGGTGTACGACTATTGCCACCTCGGCCACGCGCGGGTGCTGGTGGTGTTCGACATGATCCAGCGCTGGCTCGGGGCCGAGGGTCTGGATGTCACCTACGTGCGCAACATCACCGACATCGACGACAAGATCATCAAGCGCGCCGCCGAGAACCATGAGCCCATCGACGCCCTGACCGGCCGCTTCATCGCCGCCATGGACGAGGACGCCGCCGCGCTGGGCGTGCAGAAGCCGGCGCACGAGCCGCGCGCCACGCAATACGTGCCGGGCATGATCGCCATGATCCAGGCGCTGATGGACAACGGGCTGGCCTACGTGGCGAAAAGCGGCGACGTGTGCTACTCCGTCCACGACTTCCCCGGCTACGGCAAACTCTCCGGCAAGTCGCTCGATGACCTGCGCGCCGGCGAACGGGTGGACGTGGCGGCAGGCAAAAACGACCCGCTCGACTTCGTGCTGTGGAAATCGGCCAAGCCCGGCGAGCCGCAATGGGACTCGCCGTGGGGCGCAGGCCGTCCGGGCTGGCACATCGAGTGCTCGGTGATGAGCGACGCGCTGCTGGGCGAGCATTTCGACATCCACGGCGGCGGCCAGGACCTGCAGTTCCCGCACCACGAGAACGAGATCGCCCAGTCCGAGGGCGCGCACGGCCACCAGCACGTCAACTACTGGATCCATAACGGCTTCGTGCGCGTGGACAACGAGAAGATGTCCAAGTCGCTGGGCAACTTCTTCACCATCCGCGAAGTGCTGGCGAAATATGATGCGGAAGTGGTGCGCTTCTTCATCCTGCGCGCCCACTACCGCAGCCCGCTGAACTACTCCGACCAGCATCTCGACGACGCCAAGGGCGCGCTGACGCGGCTTTATACCGCGCTAAAGAACGTCACCTCTCACCCATTACCCATCACCCCTTACGCCATTGACTGGAACAACGCCTACGCCGCCAAGTTCAGAAGCGCGATGGAAGACGATTTCAATACCCCGGAAGCCATGGCCGTGCTGTTTGACCTGGCCACCGAAGCCAACAAATCAGGCGATCTGCAACACGCCGCGCTGTTGCAGTCGCTGGGCGGCGTGCTCGGCCTGCTGCAGCGCGATCCCAACGAATTCCTGCAAGGCGGCGCAACGGATTCCGCCTACAGCCCGGAGCGCATCGAGCAGCTCATCGCCGACCGCGCCGCTGCCAAGCAGGCAAAAAATTATGCCGAGGCCGACCGCATCCGCAAGGAACTGGCCGACGTCAGCATATTGCTGGAAGACTCCCCCCAGGGAACGACCTGGCGCAAGGCTTGA